Below is a genomic region from Cryptosporangium minutisporangium.
TCTGCCAACGGACGCCGAGGCAACCTCACCACCGGAGGCGCGGGGTCTGGCTCGGGACGAGGTGCGGCTGCTGGTCGCCGCACCGTCCGGGCTCACTTCGACGCGGTTCGCCGCACTGCCGGAGTTCCTGAAGCCCGGCGACCTCGTCGTCGTCAACATCTCCGGCACGCTGCCGGCCGCAGTGGACGGTCGTCGTCCGGACGGGACGCCGGTCGTCGTGCACTTCTCCGCACCGCGAGCGCGGGACAGCGGATGGACCGTGGAGCTGCGGCTCCCGGACGGCTCCGGTCCGGTGCTGGACGCCGCGGTCGGTGAGCGGATCGCGTTGCCGGACGGTGCTCACCTGACGCTCCGGACGCCCGCCGACACCCACCCGGCCGGGGTCCGGCTCTGGGCCGCGGACGTCGTAATGAACCCTTTTCAACCTCCGGCCTTCTCCCCGGCTGAGCGACCTCAGCGAAGGCCGGTCGAAAAGAGTTCACTGGAGGGACCGGTGGAGGCCTGGTTGAACCGGCACGGGCGCCCGATCACCTACGGCTACCTGCAGGGACGGTGGCCGCTGGCCGACTACCAGCCGGTGTTCGCCCGCGAGCCGGGCAGCGCGGAGATGGCCAGCGCCGGGCGTCCGTTCACCGACCGGATGGTGACCGACCTGGTGACCCGCGGCATCGGAGTGGCGCCGATCCTGCTGCACACCGGCGTCTCGTCGCAGGATCTCGGGGAAGGACCGCAGACCGAGCGGTTCCGGGTGCCGGCCGCGACCGCCCGCCAGGTGGAGTTGGCGCGGCGCACCGGCGGGCGGGTCGTCGCGGTCGGGACGACCGTCACCAGGGCGCTGGAGAGCGCGGTCGACGCCGCCGGGCACGTCGTGGCGACCGAGGGCTGGACGGATCTGGTGATCGGGCCGGATCACCCGGCGCGGGTGGTGAACGGCCTGGTGACCGGGTGGCACACACCGGAGGCGTCACACCTGTTACTGCTCGAAGCCGTCGCCGGTTCCGAGTTAGTCCAGACGGCGTACCGGGCCGCGGTCGCCGAGGGTTACCGCTGGCACGAATTCGGCGACAGCTGCCTGTTTCTTCCGTGATATCGGCCGGACGACTCGACCGGCGCCGGGGTGGCGTTCGACGGGCTCAACCGCCGCCGACGGCCGGGTCCTGCGCGGGTCGTTCTACGAGGCGGTGAGTGCGGTGTTCACTCGACGGGCGTGCAGGAGCCACCACCACCCGCTCAGCGCCGCCCCGACGCTGAACCCGAGCACCATGACCGCGAGTAGCCGCGCGATCAGCCCCGGCCACGGCACCGGCGGGAC
It encodes:
- a CDS encoding S-adenosylmethionine:tRNA ribosyltransferase-isomerase, producing MFTLPTDAEATSPPEARGLARDEVRLLVAAPSGLTSTRFAALPEFLKPGDLVVVNISGTLPAAVDGRRPDGTPVVVHFSAPRARDSGWTVELRLPDGSGPVLDAAVGERIALPDGAHLTLRTPADTHPAGVRLWAADVVMNPFQPPAFSPAERPQRRPVEKSSLEGPVEAWLNRHGRPITYGYLQGRWPLADYQPVFAREPGSAEMASAGRPFTDRMVTDLVTRGIGVAPILLHTGVSSQDLGEGPQTERFRVPAATARQVELARRTGGRVVAVGTTVTRALESAVDAAGHVVATEGWTDLVIGPDHPARVVNGLVTGWHTPEASHLLLLEAVAGSELVQTAYRAAVAEGYRWHEFGDSCLFLP